One window from the genome of Nomascus leucogenys isolate Asia chromosome 12, Asia_NLE_v1, whole genome shotgun sequence encodes:
- the RORC gene encoding nuclear receptor ROR-gamma isoform X1, with product MDRAPQRQHRASRELLAAKKTHTSQIEVIPCKICGDKSSGIHYGVITCEGCKGFFRRSQRCNAAYSCTRQQNCPIDRTSRNRCQHCRLQKCLALGMSRDAVKFGRMSKKQRDSLHAEVQKQLQQRQQQQQEPVVKTPPAGAQGADTLTYTLGLPDRQLPLGSSPDLPEASACPPGLLRASGSGPLYSNGLAKAGLNGASCHLEYSPERGKAEGRESFHSTGSQPTPDRCGLRFEEHRHPGLGELGQGPDSYGSPSFHSTLEAPYASLTEIEHLVQSVCKSYRETCQLRLEDLLRQRSNIFSREEVTGYQRKSMWEMWERCAHHLTEAIQYVVEFAKRLSGFMELCQNDQIVLLKAGAMEVVLVRMCRAYNADNRTVFFEGKYGGMELFRALGCSELISSIFDFSHSLSALHFSEDEIALYTALVLINAHRPGLQEKRKVEQLQYNLELAFHHHLCKTHRQSILAKLPPKGKLRSLCSQHVERLQIFQHLHPIVVQAAFPPLYKELFSTETESPVGLSK from the exons cACAAATTGAAGTGATCCCTTGCAAAATCTGTGGGGACAAGTCGTCTGGGATCCACTATGGGGTTATCACCTGTGAGGGGTGCAAG GGCTTCTTCCGCCGGAGCCAGCGCTGTAATGCGGCCTACTCCTGCACCCGTCAGCAGAACTGCCCCATCGACCGCACCAGCCGAAACCGATGCCAGCACTGCCGCCTGCAGAAATGCCTGGCGCTGGGCATGTCCCGAGATG CTGTCAAGTTCGGCCGCATGTCCAAGAAGCAGAGGGACAGCCTGCATGCAGAAGTGCAGAAACAGCTGCAGCAGCGgcaacagcagcaacaggaacCAGTGGTCAAGACCCCTCCAGCAGGGGCCCAAGGAGCAGATACCCTCACCTACACCTTGGGGCTCCCAGACAGGCAGCTGCCCCTGGGCTCCTCGCCTGACCTGCCTGAGGCTTCTGCCTGTCCCCCTGGCCTCCTGAGAGCCTCAGGCTCTGGGCCCTTATATTCTAACGGCTTGGCCAAGGCAGGGCTCAATGGAGCCTCATGCCACCTTGAATACAGCCCTGAGCGGGGCAAGGCTGAGGGCAGAGAGAGCTTCCATAGCACAGGCAGCCAGCCGACCCCTGACCGATGTGGACTTCGTTTTGAGGAACACAGGCATCCTGGGCTTGGGGAACTGGGACAGGGCCCAGACAGCTACGGCAGCCCCAGTTTCCACAGCACACTGGAGGCACCCTATGCCTCCCTGACAGAGATAG AGCACCTGGTGCAGAGCGTCTGCAAGTCCTACAGGGAGACATGCCAGCTGCGGCTGGAGGACCTGCTGCGGCAGCGCTCCAACATCTTCTCCCGGGAGGAAGTGACTGGCTACCAGAGGAAG tcCATGTGGGAGATGTGGGAACGCTGTGCCCACCACCTCACCGAGGCCATTCAGTACGTGGTGGAGTTTGCCAAGAGGCTTTCAGGCTTTATGGAGCTCTGCCAGAATGACCAGATTGTGCTTCTCAAAGCAG GAGCAATGGAAGTGGTGCTGGTTAGGATGTGCCGGGCCTACAATGCTGACAACCGCACGGTCTTTTTTGAAGGCAAATACGGTGGCATGGAGCTGTTCCGAGCCTTGG GCTGCAGCGAGCTCATCAGCTCCATCTTTGACTTCTCCCACTCCCTAAGTGCCTTGCACTTTTCCGAGGACGAGATTGCCCTCTACACAGCCCTTGTTCTCATCAATGCCC ACCGGCCAGGGctccaagagaaaaggaaagtagAACAGCTGCAGTACAATCTGGAGCTGGCCTTTCATCATCATCTCTGCAAGACTCATCGCCAAAGTATCCTGGCAAAG CTGCCACCCAAGGGGAAGCTTCGGAGCCTGTGTAGCCAGCATGTGGAAAGGCTGCAGATCTTCCAGCACCTCCACCCTATTGTGGTCCAAGCGGCTTTCCCTCCACTCTACAAGGAGCTCTTCAGCACTGAAACCGAGTCACCTGTGGGGCTGTCCAAGTGA
- the RORC gene encoding nuclear receptor ROR-gamma isoform X2 has protein sequence MDRAPQRQHRASRELLAAKKTHTSQIEVIPCKICGDKSSGIHYGVITCEGCKGFFRRSQRCNAAYSCTRQQNCPIDRTSRNRCQHCRLQKCLALGMSRDAVKFGRMSKKQRDSLHAEVQKQLQQRQQQQQEPVVKTPPAGAQGADTLTYTLGLPDRQLPLGSSPDLPEASACPPGLLRASGSGPLYSNGLAKAGLNGASCHLEYSPERGKAEGRESFHSTGSQPTPDRCGLRFEEHRHPGLGELGQGPDSYGSPSFHSTLEAPYASLTEIEHLVQSVCKSYRETCQLRLEDLLRQRSNIFSREEVTGYQRKSMWEMWERCAHHLTEAIQYVVEFAKRLSGFMELCQNDQIVLLKAGAMEVVLVRMCRAYNADNRTVFFEGKYGGMELFRALGCSELISSIFDFSHSLSALHFSEDEIALYTALVLINAHRPGLQEKRKVEQLQYNLELAFHHHLCKTHRQSILAKSWQQRLQQQQQQQQQRQAAAGQPGSGG, from the exons cACAAATTGAAGTGATCCCTTGCAAAATCTGTGGGGACAAGTCGTCTGGGATCCACTATGGGGTTATCACCTGTGAGGGGTGCAAG GGCTTCTTCCGCCGGAGCCAGCGCTGTAATGCGGCCTACTCCTGCACCCGTCAGCAGAACTGCCCCATCGACCGCACCAGCCGAAACCGATGCCAGCACTGCCGCCTGCAGAAATGCCTGGCGCTGGGCATGTCCCGAGATG CTGTCAAGTTCGGCCGCATGTCCAAGAAGCAGAGGGACAGCCTGCATGCAGAAGTGCAGAAACAGCTGCAGCAGCGgcaacagcagcaacaggaacCAGTGGTCAAGACCCCTCCAGCAGGGGCCCAAGGAGCAGATACCCTCACCTACACCTTGGGGCTCCCAGACAGGCAGCTGCCCCTGGGCTCCTCGCCTGACCTGCCTGAGGCTTCTGCCTGTCCCCCTGGCCTCCTGAGAGCCTCAGGCTCTGGGCCCTTATATTCTAACGGCTTGGCCAAGGCAGGGCTCAATGGAGCCTCATGCCACCTTGAATACAGCCCTGAGCGGGGCAAGGCTGAGGGCAGAGAGAGCTTCCATAGCACAGGCAGCCAGCCGACCCCTGACCGATGTGGACTTCGTTTTGAGGAACACAGGCATCCTGGGCTTGGGGAACTGGGACAGGGCCCAGACAGCTACGGCAGCCCCAGTTTCCACAGCACACTGGAGGCACCCTATGCCTCCCTGACAGAGATAG AGCACCTGGTGCAGAGCGTCTGCAAGTCCTACAGGGAGACATGCCAGCTGCGGCTGGAGGACCTGCTGCGGCAGCGCTCCAACATCTTCTCCCGGGAGGAAGTGACTGGCTACCAGAGGAAG tcCATGTGGGAGATGTGGGAACGCTGTGCCCACCACCTCACCGAGGCCATTCAGTACGTGGTGGAGTTTGCCAAGAGGCTTTCAGGCTTTATGGAGCTCTGCCAGAATGACCAGATTGTGCTTCTCAAAGCAG GAGCAATGGAAGTGGTGCTGGTTAGGATGTGCCGGGCCTACAATGCTGACAACCGCACGGTCTTTTTTGAAGGCAAATACGGTGGCATGGAGCTGTTCCGAGCCTTGG GCTGCAGCGAGCTCATCAGCTCCATCTTTGACTTCTCCCACTCCCTAAGTGCCTTGCACTTTTCCGAGGACGAGATTGCCCTCTACACAGCCCTTGTTCTCATCAATGCCC ACCGGCCAGGGctccaagagaaaaggaaagtagAACAGCTGCAGTACAATCTGGAGCTGGCCTTTCATCATCATCTCTGCAAGACTCATCGCCAAAGTATCCTGGCAAAG TCTTGGCAGCAGCGGctgcagcagcaacagcagcagcagcagcagcggcaggcGGCAGCCGGGCAGCCAGGCAGCGGGGGTTGA